From the genome of Triticum aestivum cultivar Chinese Spring chromosome 1A, IWGSC CS RefSeq v2.1, whole genome shotgun sequence:
GTGCCTACTTTTTCCAAGGGTTGGCTAGAACCCACCTATTGTTATTTGTACATTCTTTTAACATAGTAAACCAACTACTATGTGTTCACCTTATTTTACGACCAGAGGACTGAGTGCTGCACGACCTCGTAATGGATTTACTGCTGCACTGCCTCGTAATTGACTAATTCCGTTACCATGTATGCTGATATGATTACCGTCATGAGTAAATGGTGGGTTCAAGTGTCTAGTGTTGTGGGGCGGAGATGGGGCGCTGACTACGGTAAAAGAATTTAAACAATTACTATTTTTTGTATTGCTTGTTACTTCCATTCCTAATCTATAGGGACGTGGAACAAGCGGCCCGTTGGGCGGGGCATTAGCGACCAGCGTGTACGATTAGGCGTTTTGCGCTCTCGCGCAGTTTAGCGCCACCGCGcgcgcacgtgtgtgtgtgtgtgtctatatatatatatatatatatatatatatatatatatatatatatatatatactccctcgaTCCTAAAATATGTATCGCCGATTTAATATAACTTGAGTACATATCAACACCCGTCTCTGGTTGTCCTATCATGCTCCTAATGTTGTAATGCATACTGGCTAGCTAGCGGTGCGAATTAAGTGCCCCATCTGTTTCTTTTTAATTTCCATTTAAAATTTGACTTTAatcaaattttataaagtttgataaactttatagaaaaaaatatcaacattcacaatataaaatcaatatcattaggtgcatcatgaaattaattttcatggGTATTATagatattaatatttttaaatataaatctagtcaaactttgtgtagtttgacttcaaacaaattGTATATGCGGAGCGAAAAGAAACGGAGAGAGTAATATTTAGAAACATTTCTTTCAAATCCTAATATAGTCCACACTCTTAAGAACAAAAGCTCAATTTTTACCTCAAAGCAAATTAGAAACATCCAAACTATCAAACTGGCACTACTAAAATTATTCCCATGTGCTTTTACAATGCATAATTATTTTTTAGGTAAATTCTTGTTTATACCTCCTTTTTGATATTTTTTACAGGAATTATCCCATTTACGGGATTTTCATCCATTTTGTGCCATATAACGAAATTATGCCacattttatatttatttatttattttgagcaCATTCTGCCAAAACGGTCCAATCTTTTagagtatactccctccgtccgaaaatacttgtcatcaaaatagataaaaagggatgtatctagaactaatatacatgtagatacatccctttttattcattttggtgacaagtatttccggacggagggagtacatggcatGCCACATAGAAGGGTTTTCCTCTAACTCTGGTTTCACGCGCTCGCCCTCTCACTCCACGTCATCTAGTTCGCTAAGTCACACCACGACCCTACTCAAGGCACACCACTTCAGTACCCTCCCCTCACTCTCGCGCACGTCTAAGGATAGGTTTTCACAGGTGGCAGCAATAGGTGTTGAAGCTGCACGCACGTGATTCGACCACGTACCATGGGAGAGGCATGTAACGTGGGACCAGACGGGCATGGAGCTTAACAGAACGATGAACTAAGCAAGCGGGTGAGCGGGTGGCCTTAACAGGTGGGACCGACTTGACATATTTGACATAACATGCTCAATGACAAAAAAAATGTAAAAATGTGGCATAAGTTTCGTTAAATGGGGCAAAACAGATGAAATCCCTTAAATGAGGGTAAATCCTTTAAGAAAAATGTCAAAAGATGGAGTAAAAACTAGAATTTACCTGTATTTTTATGGAAGGCTGTTTGCACAAAAGAAATTTTGATAGTCAAAATACCATCTTCAAGAATATCATTTCAAAGtccaaaaagacttatattttgaatATGCGAAAGTATATGCTTTAAAACAAACTTCACTTCATACTTTATATGCATAATATGTGTATAAGTGTACTGAATTGTTTTCTAATGGCTCCGGTAGATTTATCTCTAAATATACAACAAGGCAAATTGGAGAATTGTAGTTGGGTATTACAATTAATGAATAGCAGAGTCGGCTGCCATCATCATACAACCTAaattacgaaaaagggtttcccccgctttatattataaagcaaacacCCGATACATCCAACTCGCCGGGGCCGCAGCACAGATAAGCCCAAAAGAAAAACAACAAGCAGAAAGAGAAATAAATGCCGACACCAGCAGATCAACGAAGAAGGGAAGTCCGGCAACCACTGACCCCCCGAAAAAGTACCACCACGCTCCCAGCATCCCGAAGCGCCGCGccccaagcaacaccttcaagaggGAATGCGACGATGCCGCCGCTGTTGCCCGAAGaagttctagggtttcccccggtacgcgaggGATAGTGGGGAAGGGGTATACCCGATGCCCCTCAGGAAGGTCCGACGGCGCTCGCAGGCGTCATCGCATTGGTGCCAGCCAGGCCGACATGGATTTCTCGTATCCACAACCACCACCGCTACCTCAGGCATTTCGAAATGCACCACCTCCTCGGCCACCCACCAGCTTGTGCCACCATGATTACTGGACAACCCTTCCCGCTTCACTGTAGCTGTCAACATGAGGCTTGGAGAGGAAGAGGAGACACCAGCCACGGGAGCGACCACAACTCGACCGGAAGGAGGGGACATCCTCCACCACCGCAGCGGAGCCGACCGGAGGCGGCGACGAGGACTTGCCAGGCCTCGATGGCCCGGCCCGGCCTGACCCATGTGGACCCTGACAGTCCTGTCACCACGCTGCAGCATGCCGGCCAACGAAGTCCTCACCGCCCGAGACCGCCGCCACCACGCCACCACCAAGGAACGTCGCCGCCGAGCACCAACCCACCGGCCCGCCCCAACCCAGATGGGTCCAAAAGGGCCCAGATCTAGGCTGGGCGGGCGCCGCCAGCCAcagcgccaccgcgccgccccacgGCCAACGGCCGCAACGCCGCGTCGAGAGTCACCGGGCCCGCAGCACCACCACCGACGGGCCACACCGATACTGGCCGAGGAGCACCGCCGCAGGCCACCACCGTATGAGCAAGAGGGAGCCGCGCGCGGGGAAGGGCAggcccgccgccgccagcaccacgCGGCCGAGgcccggcggcgggaggaggcaggggcggggggggggggcgctggagAGGAGCGACGAAGGGGCCCCCGGTCGCCccgctcggggaggcgacgcgggggtacGGGGAAGGGaagggaggaaggggaggggtaggGGAGCGGGCTCCGGctagcggcggcgacgggctccggcggcggcggcggccccatGCGGGGGAGCCGCCAGCGGCGGCGAGGGAACCCTAGGAGCGGGGCGTTCGCGAGAGCGGGGCCATACAACCTAAATTAATGTATAACAAACATCCTAGAGTGCAGAGAGCGAAACCGGCCAAAACCTAGCTATTGCATCCAGCATGCATGTATAACAACAAATTTACGAACTAGTCTTTACACCATTTGCCAGTAGATTGTCTTCTCCATCAATCAAATAGCAGATACATACAAATCGACAGGCATCTCGCCCAGTCATTCTTGCCTGGCCGGCCGGCCGGCACATGCACTTCCGCACAAACGAACTCTAACCATGCATGCGGCATACGTATCCTTACCTTTTGCAGCCAGTGGCTCACAGCAATGAGCAAAACACTACGCAAAAGAGCAAGAGCAATAATCACATGGATTATTCCATGCACACGCCAGTTAATCCTCGCCTTATCTGACACCTACCGCGCCTGCAAGTCTTCCCCCCACTCATGCAGAAAGAAACAACCCCTGCTGCAACGGTCTCCCGCCAATCATGCACACATTATTTCATGTGCCATGCAGAATTGCAGATTAAATGCTAGTAGAAACAACTGCCTGCCCGAGGCTTAGATTTTGGGTGATCACCATTCAACAGTGTAAACTAACCTCATTTGCTGTTAAACACATCGATCCGGGTGGAGTTAACTAAGACATGAAGCTGAACGTTTAGACTGACTGAACACAAACTTGTGCTTACAACATCAGTGCTATATATATCTTAATTTAGTTCTGAATCATATATACCACTTGCTGAAGAGTGGTGAAAGGGTATAATGTAAAGTCTAGGTTGATGGTTTTCAGAGTTAACCGTGGCTGCGAAAACCTACGAATTATGCATAGTGCCACTGCCCACTGGCATATGCAATGCAACCTCCTCTCAAGCCTGCATTTACTTGGTTTTGGAGTCATTTAAAACTAGAACTTCCGTAGTCCCTGCTGCCTGAGGTGTCAGGGTGGATCCAATCCCAAAGCTTGTCGGCCGGCGACACCGGCATCTCTCCGAGGGGCGGAATTTGCGACGACGACGGTGAGGGGAGGAAGTGGCTGCCGACGGCCGGGTGGTTAGGGTAGGCCTGGCTGTGGCCCACCAGCCGGCTCAGCTCGTCCCCCGGCGTGGAACTGCTGCCCATCATGGGTGCGTCTGCCAGGGCCATGAGCGAGTACGTGCAGCCCCTCGCGCCCGGCGCAACCGACATCGTTGAGCTCATCGCCGACGCAAAGGCGCTCGCCctcgggggaggaggaggccgcggcTGATGCAGCTGCGGAGCATTATTGTGCGGGGTGGCCTGGTCCATGATGGCTGGCAGCGGCGCCGACGAGCACTCGCCTTGGCCGAGTATGCCGTGGAAGCTGGGCTGCTGCGTCGGTGACAGCGGCGTGGACGACGGTGATGATACCTGCTGGCCAGCCGGCGGAATAATGGTGCGTGAGGTGCCCGGCCTCGCCGAGGCCGCTTGGGCGTTGCTGGAGGAGGGCCTCCCGTGGCCGTCGTCGATGCCGGAGCGCTTGTACACGCGGCAGAGCGAGATCTCGGACTGCATGCATGAAACATTTTGTGAACTTCGGATAAACTACATAAGCAAGCACGATCAAATTAAGGAATTCAGAATTTACTGCGACACGTCAAAGCTAAAGAAATTACTGTCAATACCAAAGATCTTACACGAGTacggccctgtttggttcataagtcctatgACTTTTTTTAGTCCTAACATATAAGttccaagtccctaaaaagtccctacctgtttggttcctcggatttataagtctctataagaccatattataactataagtccctataagtccctccttgagagtcttatttcataagtcccaaatgcccactttaagtccctataagtccctcctgtttggtttagatgagacTTATAGAGACTTATTTAAGTCCCTAGACCAATAAGTCCATGAAAACAAACACCCTCTACGTGTACGTGATACTAGCGAGGTGGCATAGGATGCAGTAAATTGAGTGAGGACTGAGGAACAGGGTGCATGCTTTTCATATGAAGTGAGCGCTAGCTGTGAGATGGAATTAAATGCTTCAATTAAGTTCGGATCTGAATATTTGAGCAAAGGGGAGCTGAATTGACTGTTTAGCTTGGACATGCAAATAGTTAAATTGAAGAATCTGGAGGACATGCAAGTGGTATCTAGCCAGCTATAAGAGGAATTCTGAATTCAACATGGCAGCGTTTGTACATGTCCATATGTATGCCAAAAAGAACGAGCAAAAAGCGAACCCTAAGCTCTTAGATCTGAAAAGAAAGAGAGGAAAGGCATGTCACATGTTCATGTGAATCATGCCAACCAACAAAAAAGGTAGCAGTGAACAAAAAGCAGATCAAATCAATGATTAACAGCATGAACAACGGCTGGTATATAGCTAGCTTCCCATGATTTCTCAAAACAAAGACCAATCAAGAGATGAGGAATTTCCGGGTCTTAAGTCTGGCCTCCAAATTCCAAAACCCTAGTCTAATTTCGCTTGCTTGATCGCGGCAATTACCTTGTAGAAGAGATCCGCGTCggtggtgggcggcgggaggcggtaCTCGTTCATGATCCAGCTGCTGCGGACGCCCTTGGGGGCCTTGCCGGAGTAGAAGACGAGCGTCTTCTTGAGGCCGATGGGCCGGCTGTTCTCGCCGCGGATCATCCTGTCGGCCCCCGTCGCCTTCCAGTACCCCGACGCCGTCACCCGGTTCGGCCGGTCGCCGTTCCGGTACTTGCGGTCCCGGGGCACGTAGAAGAACCACTCCTTCTCCCCAATCACCGCCATTGCTGCCAACAACAAGAAATCAATCAAGACCCCAATCTGCCAAGATTAATTTGAGCTAAGCGGTGTGTGGCTGTGTGTTCTAGCTAGTGTGTACCGGGGAGCTCCCATGGGTCAAAGCGGTAGAGATCGAGGAAGGTGATGAGCTCGACGTTGAAGCGCCGGCCCTCCACCTTGCGCCGGAGGTAGAACTCGATCAGCTCCTCCTCCGTCGGGTGGAACCGGAACCCCGGCATCACCAAGTCGTTCTCGTGCGAGTCGACTGCCGCCTCGTCGCTGACGCCGGCCACCGGCTCGTCACCCACttcccctccttctcctcctgcTGTCGCCGCCGAAACGCTCCCTTCGTCGATGTCTCTGCTCATGGCTGCCGGCTCTCCCTCGCCGTACCTATTGCCCGCATAGCGCGCGTGTGCGCACGGCAGCAGCAGGCCGGCGAGCCAGCTAGCTAGGGCAACCAGATGGCTGAGGAAAGGCAAGCGATTTGGGGGTGCGCAagtaggtgggagggagagaggaTAAGAGTGGAGTTTGCACCATCGATATATACTGGAGTGGAGGCTTTGCCTAATGATCCATTGATCCTGGTTAGTTTTGATTGAAACGGAGTATCGATGATTAACTTGGTAATAATTAATGGCTAGTAAGTGTGGTGCCTACTAAGCACTGGCTAGCCTTAATAGTACGGTGGTACTACAACTATGTACATGTATTGATTTGACACATGATGAAAC
Proteins encoded in this window:
- the LOC123056197 gene encoding NAC domain-containing protein 35, translated to MSRDIDEGSVSAATAGGEGGEVGDEPVAGVSDEAAVDSHENDLVMPGFRFHPTEEELIEFYLRRKVEGRRFNVELITFLDLYRFDPWELPAMAVIGEKEWFFYVPRDRKYRNGDRPNRVTASGYWKATGADRMIRGENSRPIGLKKTLVFYSGKAPKGVRSSWIMNEYRLPPPTTDADLFYKSEISLCRVYKRSGIDDGHGRPSSSNAQAASARPGTSRTIIPPAGQQVSSPSSTPLSPTQQPSFHGILGQGECSSAPLPAIMDQATPHNNAPQLHQPRPPPPPRASAFASAMSSTMSVAPGARGCTYSLMALADAPMMGSSSTPGDELSRLVGHSQAYPNHPAVGSHFLPSPSSSQIPPLGEMPVSPADKLWDWIHPDTSGSRDYGSSSFK